The Devosia sp. A16 genome includes a window with the following:
- the rnc gene encoding ribonuclease III — MGKGRSHEKLEARLGYRFADPDLLDRALTHSSAVSPGKRIERSYQRLEFLGDRVLGLVVADMLYRRMPKANEGELSRSLNTLVRKETCAAIARQLDLGSEMNLGDSEARTGGANKDAILGDIAEAVIGAIFCDGGLGQAYEIVERLFGEQLAHAGHVRADPKTTLQEWAQGRGLEPPLYAEIERTGPDHAPEFTIAVRLGNFPAITATGPSKKLAEHKAAEAFLIREKVWRDTI; from the coding sequence ATGGGGAAGGGACGTTCGCACGAAAAGCTCGAGGCTCGTCTGGGATATCGGTTTGCCGACCCGGACCTGCTCGATCGGGCGCTGACCCATTCGAGCGCCGTCTCGCCTGGCAAGCGCATCGAGCGCTCCTACCAGCGGCTCGAGTTTCTCGGCGACCGCGTGCTCGGTCTGGTGGTGGCCGACATGCTCTATCGGCGGATGCCCAAGGCCAATGAAGGCGAGCTGTCGCGCTCGCTGAATACCCTGGTGCGCAAGGAGACCTGCGCGGCCATCGCCCGGCAGCTCGATCTCGGCTCCGAAATGAACCTCGGCGACAGTGAGGCGCGCACCGGCGGCGCCAACAAGGACGCCATCCTTGGCGACATTGCCGAGGCGGTGATCGGGGCGATCTTCTGCGATGGCGGCCTGGGCCAGGCCTACGAGATCGTCGAGCGGCTGTTCGGCGAGCAACTCGCCCATGCCGGCCACGTCCGCGCCGACCCCAAGACCACACTGCAGGAATGGGCGCAGGGCCGGGGGCTCGAGCCGCCGCTCTATGCCGAGATCGAACGCACCGGCCCCGATCACGCGCCGGAATTCACCATTGCGGTGCGGTTGGGCAACTTCCCGGCCATCACCGCCACCGGCCCCTCCAAGAAGCTGGCCGAGCACAAGGCCGCCGAGGCTTTCCTCATCCGAGAGAAGGTCTGGCGCGACACCATATGA
- the era gene encoding GTPase Era yields MTDKNEMPEAAELPVAGENTRCGFVALVGAPNAGKSTLLNALVGTKVSIVTHKAQTTRSMIRGVVTEGDGQIVFIDTPGIFAPKRRLDRAMVDAAWSGAGDADLVALIVDAERGVTPEIEALLEGLENVPHPKVLVLNKVDLIRPEKLLKLAEDLNGRLRFERTFMISALSGSGVQDFLDWALERIPLGPWHFPEDQLTDLTLQITAAEVTREKLFLRVHDEIPYNATVEGEKFTINKDGSYRIDQLIYVTRDTHKKIILGAGGQTIKAIGAEARKELMEIFEVPVHLFIFVKVREKWGDDPERYREMGLEYPHQK; encoded by the coding sequence ATGACCGACAAGAACGAAATGCCCGAAGCCGCCGAACTGCCGGTGGCGGGCGAAAACACCCGCTGCGGCTTTGTCGCGCTGGTCGGCGCGCCGAATGCCGGTAAATCGACACTGCTCAATGCGCTGGTGGGCACCAAGGTCTCGATCGTCACGCACAAGGCGCAGACGACGCGCTCGATGATCCGAGGCGTGGTCACCGAGGGCGACGGCCAGATCGTTTTCATCGACACGCCGGGCATCTTCGCCCCCAAGCGACGGCTCGACCGCGCCATGGTGGACGCAGCCTGGAGCGGGGCAGGCGATGCGGACCTCGTGGCGCTGATCGTCGACGCCGAACGTGGCGTCACCCCCGAGATCGAAGCGCTGCTGGAGGGCCTCGAGAACGTGCCGCACCCCAAGGTGCTGGTGCTCAACAAGGTCGACCTGATCAGGCCGGAAAAGCTGCTCAAGCTCGCCGAAGACCTGAACGGGCGGCTGCGCTTCGAGCGGACTTTCATGATCTCGGCGCTATCAGGCAGTGGCGTGCAGGATTTCCTCGACTGGGCGCTCGAGCGCATCCCGCTCGGTCCCTGGCACTTCCCGGAGGACCAGCTCACCGACCTGACGCTGCAGATCACTGCCGCCGAAGTGACGCGCGAGAAGCTGTTCCTGCGCGTCCATGACGAGATCCCGTACAACGCCACGGTCGAGGGCGAGAAGTTCACCATCAACAAGGACGGTTCGTACCGCATCGACCAATTGATCTACGTCACCCGTGACACGCACAAGAAGATCATCCTGGGTGCCGGCGGCCAGACCATCAAGGCGATCGGAGCCGAAGCGCGCAAGGAACTGATGGAGATCTTCGAGGTGCCGGTGCACCTGTTCATCTTCGTCAAGGTTCGCGAGAAATGGGGCGACGATCCCGAGCGCTATCGCGAGATGGGGCTGGAGTACCCGCACCAGAAGTGA
- the recO gene encoding DNA repair protein RecO, whose protein sequence is MQWDGEGLIVGVRRHGESSVIAEVMVEGRGRQLGLIRGGRSSKLAATLQPGNSVQVSWRARLEEHLGTFTLELLEARAAGLIADRAKLYASQIVCEHLRLLPERDPHDRLLGLAIRILDQQGTLLELGASVARFELILLDELGFGLDLASCAATGVTRELTHVSPKSGRAVSRAAAEPYLPRLLRLPPFLITSADPTGDDVADAFRLTGHFLDMHVWMPRQLQPPAIRDTFVELVSKPDV, encoded by the coding sequence ATGCAGTGGGACGGTGAGGGCCTCATAGTCGGCGTTCGCCGGCACGGCGAGTCGAGCGTCATCGCCGAAGTGATGGTCGAGGGCAGGGGGCGGCAGCTCGGGCTGATCCGGGGAGGCCGTTCCTCCAAGCTCGCCGCGACCCTGCAGCCCGGCAACTCCGTACAGGTCAGCTGGCGGGCGCGGCTGGAGGAGCATCTGGGCACCTTCACCCTGGAGCTGCTCGAGGCCCGCGCCGCCGGACTGATCGCCGATCGGGCAAAACTCTATGCCAGTCAGATCGTCTGCGAGCACCTGCGCCTGCTGCCGGAGCGCGACCCGCATGACCGCCTGCTCGGGCTGGCCATTCGCATTCTCGACCAGCAGGGCACTCTGCTCGAGCTCGGTGCCTCGGTGGCGCGCTTCGAGCTGATCCTGCTCGACGAGTTGGGCTTCGGTCTTGACCTCGCGAGCTGCGCTGCAACCGGCGTGACGCGCGAACTGACGCATGTCTCGCCAAAATCGGGCAGGGCGGTGAGCCGCGCCGCCGCCGAACCCTATCTGCCCCGCCTGTTGCGACTGCCGCCATTCCTGATCACCAGTGCCGATCCCACTGGCGACGATGTGGCCGACGCCTTCCGGCTGACCGGGCATTTCCTGGACATGCATGTGTGGATGCCGCGGCAACTGCAGCCGCCTGCGATCCGCGATACATTTGTTGAACTGGTATCAAAGCCCGACGTTTGA
- a CDS encoding SRPBCC family protein, translating into MADHLRIDTASLVIAAPAETIYRAFVDREALLAWLPPQGMTGELLEFEPRPGGAFRMALHYDAPGHGKTTTDTDVVESEFAELVPGRRVVQLVRFRSDDPAFAGTMRMVWDLEAAQGGTRVIFLAEDVPPGISKEDHHEGLRSSLDNLAKYVTGN; encoded by the coding sequence ATGGCGGATCACCTGCGCATCGATACGGCATCGCTGGTCATCGCCGCGCCGGCCGAGACCATCTACCGGGCGTTCGTCGATCGCGAGGCATTGCTGGCGTGGTTGCCTCCACAGGGGATGACCGGCGAACTCCTCGAGTTCGAACCACGCCCGGGTGGCGCCTTCCGAATGGCGCTGCACTACGACGCACCCGGCCACGGCAAGACCACCACCGATACCGATGTCGTCGAATCCGAGTTCGCCGAACTGGTGCCTGGGCGGCGGGTCGTGCAACTGGTGCGCTTCAGAAGCGATGACCCCGCCTTTGCCGGCACGATGCGTATGGTCTGGGACCTCGAGGCGGCCCAAGGCGGCACGCGCGTCATCTTCCTTGCCGAGGACGTGCCCCCTGGCATCAGCAAGGAGGACCACCACGAGGGGTTGAGGTCTTCGTTGGACAATCTGGCCAAGTACGTGACGGGGAATTAG
- a CDS encoding DUF6898 family protein, giving the protein MAGPDDNRPAGRHPSGQRVLFEFTQLGQQMRVAAIDEATGTEVVVIAPLSATPLQMRSLALGKLRRKLGGEEPPPSPGPKPAKYA; this is encoded by the coding sequence ATGGCCGGCCCCGACGACAATCGTCCGGCCGGCCGACACCCTTCCGGGCAGCGAGTCCTCTTCGAGTTTACGCAACTCGGCCAGCAGATGCGCGTCGCCGCCATCGACGAGGCGACCGGCACCGAGGTGGTGGTCATCGCCCCGTTGAGCGCGACCCCGTTGCAGATGCGGTCGCTGGCGCTCGGCAAGCTCCGGCGCAAGCTCGGCGGCGAGGAGCCGCCACCATCTCCCGGGCCAAAGCCGGCGAAATACGCTTAG
- a CDS encoding L,D-transpeptidase family protein codes for MRLNRRNLLTSMAAMGAGLAMPAIARAQEDNFWDSLNKENRIKNVDQEGNTATAKSLVDTIEPILSYDTSYNLQLAIQNYEAFIAANGSWEAPTRETFGLKLGVSRRAAALLKRRLMINGDMPLEKRVNDEFDAGLDAAVRLFQARHGLVINGTVDEATFYALSVPADYRLNQLRLNAQRIDQWASALSDRYVVVNIPAAMVEAVEGAQVVQRHNSVVGKVDRATPILNSKIFQVKFNPYWTVPKSIIEKDLIKYMNEDPEYLTKFRIRIFDGKGNEIPPTAINWQTTEAVKYTFRQDPGGENSMGHCKIDFYNKYDVYMHDTPQKALFGENARFHSSGCMRCENIEELVAWLLRDNGGGWTPESVMAAWEQGMREDIKLDVQVPIHTTYITAWANRQGTVSFRDDVYQFDAQGIVNFAQG; via the coding sequence ATGCGACTGAATCGACGGAACCTCCTCACCTCCATGGCGGCGATGGGCGCTGGTCTCGCGATGCCGGCGATCGCGCGGGCGCAGGAAGACAACTTCTGGGACTCCCTCAACAAGGAGAACCGGATCAAGAACGTCGACCAGGAGGGCAACACCGCGACCGCCAAGAGCCTCGTCGATACCATCGAGCCGATCCTCAGCTACGACACCTCGTACAACCTGCAGCTCGCCATCCAGAACTACGAGGCGTTCATCGCTGCCAACGGCAGCTGGGAAGCGCCGACACGCGAAACTTTCGGGCTGAAGCTGGGCGTGTCGCGCCGCGCCGCTGCGCTGTTGAAGCGTCGCCTGATGATCAACGGCGACATGCCGCTCGAAAAGCGCGTCAACGACGAGTTCGATGCGGGGCTCGACGCGGCAGTGCGCCTATTCCAGGCCCGCCATGGCCTGGTCATCAACGGCACCGTGGACGAAGCGACCTTCTACGCGCTGTCCGTGCCGGCCGACTACCGCCTCAACCAGCTCCGCCTCAACGCGCAGCGCATCGATCAGTGGGCTTCGGCGCTCTCCGATCGGTACGTCGTGGTGAATATTCCGGCTGCCATGGTCGAGGCGGTCGAGGGCGCGCAGGTGGTGCAGCGCCACAACTCGGTGGTCGGCAAGGTCGACCGCGCGACGCCGATCCTCAACTCCAAGATCTTCCAGGTGAAATTCAATCCCTACTGGACGGTGCCCAAGAGCATCATCGAGAAGGATCTGATCAAGTACATGAACGAGGATCCGGAGTACCTGACCAAGTTCCGCATCCGCATCTTCGACGGCAAGGGCAACGAGATTCCGCCGACGGCGATCAACTGGCAGACCACCGAGGCGGTGAAGTACACCTTCCGGCAGGACCCGGGCGGCGAGAACTCGATGGGTCACTGCAAGATCGACTTCTACAACAAGTACGACGTCTACATGCACGACACGCCGCAGAAGGCGCTGTTCGGCGAGAACGCCCGCTTCCACTCGTCGGGCTGCATGCGCTGCGAGAACATCGAGGAGCTGGTGGCCTGGCTGTTGCGCGACAATGGCGGCGGCTGGACCCCGGAAAGCGTGATGGCTGCCTGGGAACAAGGCATGCGCGAGGATATCAAGCTCGACGTGCAGGTCCCGATCCACACAACCTACATCACCGCCTGGGCCAACCGGCAGGGCACGGTGAGCTTCCGCGACGACGTCTACCAGTTCGACGCGCAGGGCATCGTCAACTTCGCCCAGGGCTGA
- the ldtR gene encoding transcriptional regulator LdtR encodes MAIKSNAAEAMVPEEAQGLKPLYLEAVSRVERLHRRLLDLIKDEFDRMGWDDINPVQALLMFNIGDAEMTAGELRSRGYYLGSNVSYNLKKLVETGYIFQERSRSDRRSVRIRLTPKGEEVAEVIDELYDRHLKSIEKVGGLNGETFEGLNKALGRLERFWVDQILYKL; translated from the coding sequence ATGGCAATCAAATCCAACGCCGCAGAGGCAATGGTTCCGGAAGAAGCCCAGGGGCTGAAGCCGCTCTACCTCGAAGCCGTCAGCCGTGTCGAACGGCTCCATCGCCGGCTGCTCGACCTGATCAAGGACGAGTTCGACCGGATGGGCTGGGACGACATCAATCCCGTCCAGGCGCTGCTGATGTTCAACATCGGCGATGCCGAGATGACCGCCGGCGAGTTGCGCTCGCGGGGCTACTACCTGGGCTCGAACGTTTCGTACAATCTCAAGAAGCTGGTCGAGACGGGCTACATCTTCCAGGAGCGCTCGCGCTCCGACCGCCGCTCGGTTCGCATCCGCCTTACCCCCAAGGGCGAGGAAGTGGCCGAGGTGATCGACGAACTCTACGATCGTCACCTCAAGTCGATCGAAAAGGTCGGCGGCCTCAACGGCGAGACCTTCGAGGGCCTCAACAAGGCGCTGGGTCGGCTGGAGCGCTTCTGGGTCGACCAGATCCTCTACAAGCTCTGA
- the hemB gene encoding porphobilinogen synthase produces the protein MSTNWPKHDMSFLGGRRQRRLRRTGWMRNMVRETVLTPHDLIWPLFIIEGRNERTAIRTLPGVERLSVDLVVEAAKAAAAQGIPALALFPNTQDDRRNADGSEAWNPDNLTGQAVRAIRDAGVEIGLITDVALDEYSSDGQDGLVRGGEILNDETVEAMVKAALMQARAGADIIAPSDMMDGRVAAIRRALDDEGFDHVAIMAYSAKFASVYYGPFREAVGSGSRLVGDKRTYQLDYANSDEAMREVAQDIAEGADMVMVKPGMPYLDIIQRCSDAFDVPLLAYQVSGEYAMIRFAAEAGAIDGEGAMLESLVAFKRAGCDGVLTYFALEAARLLNK, from the coding sequence ATGAGCACGAACTGGCCCAAGCACGACATGAGCTTTCTCGGTGGTCGGCGCCAGCGACGGCTGCGCCGCACCGGCTGGATGCGCAACATGGTGCGCGAGACCGTGCTCACCCCGCACGACCTGATCTGGCCCCTGTTCATCATCGAGGGACGCAACGAACGCACCGCCATCCGTACCTTGCCCGGTGTCGAGCGGTTGAGCGTCGACCTCGTGGTCGAGGCGGCGAAGGCCGCCGCCGCCCAGGGCATTCCGGCGCTGGCGCTGTTCCCCAATACACAAGACGACCGTCGCAATGCTGACGGCAGCGAGGCCTGGAATCCGGACAACCTCACCGGGCAGGCGGTTCGCGCCATCCGCGATGCCGGGGTCGAGATCGGCCTCATCACCGATGTGGCGCTCGACGAGTACTCGTCGGACGGCCAGGACGGGCTGGTCCGCGGTGGCGAGATCCTGAACGACGAGACGGTCGAGGCCATGGTCAAGGCCGCGCTGATGCAGGCAAGGGCAGGGGCCGACATCATTGCGCCCTCCGACATGATGGATGGCCGCGTCGCCGCCATCCGCCGGGCGCTCGACGACGAGGGGTTCGACCACGTCGCCATCATGGCCTACTCGGCCAAGTTCGCCTCGGTCTATTACGGTCCGTTCCGCGAGGCGGTGGGCTCTGGTAGCCGGCTGGTCGGCGACAAGCGCACCTACCAGCTCGACTACGCCAACTCGGACGAGGCCATGCGCGAGGTGGCGCAGGATATCGCCGAGGGCGCCGACATGGTGATGGTGAAGCCGGGAATGCCGTATCTCGACATCATCCAGCGTTGCAGCGACGCCTTCGATGTGCCGCTCCTCGCCTACCAGGTGTCAGGCGAGTACGCGATGATCCGCTTCGCGGCCGAAGCCGGGGCCATCGATGGCGAGGGCGCCATGCTGGAGAGTCTCGTGGCCTTCAAGCGGGCAGGGTGCGATGGCGTCCTCACCTATTTCGCGCTCGAGGCGGCGCGGCTGCTGAACAAGTAG
- a CDS encoding RDD family protein has product MSDHLPDPSSAPELFDGVLLRRAAAWLIDCVIITFITIAALLVGGIFGIVTLGLGLLALPIIIPVAILGYYAATLGSPMRATVGMQMMDIVLTPVRGTPLNGWSILIHPILFWVTVWISWPFSILFALFTPRQQMLHDLIVGTLMLRRSPMQRFWRSGGMHSA; this is encoded by the coding sequence ATGAGCGATCACCTTCCCGACCCGTCCAGCGCGCCGGAACTGTTCGATGGCGTCTTGCTGCGCCGCGCTGCGGCGTGGCTCATCGACTGCGTGATCATCACCTTCATTACCATTGCGGCGCTGCTGGTCGGCGGCATTTTCGGCATCGTGACGCTGGGGCTTGGGCTGCTGGCGCTGCCGATCATCATTCCGGTGGCGATCCTGGGCTACTACGCCGCGACGCTCGGCTCGCCGATGCGCGCCACGGTCGGCATGCAGATGATGGATATCGTCTTGACCCCGGTGCGCGGCACGCCGCTCAACGGTTGGAGCATCCTCATCCACCCCATCCTGTTCTGGGTGACGGTATGGATCTCCTGGCCGTTCTCGATCCTGTTCGCGCTGTTCACCCCCCGCCAGCAGATGCTGCACGATCTCATCGTCGGCACGCTGATGCTGCGCCGTTCGCCCATGCAGCGCTTCTGGCGCTCCGGCGGCATGCACTCCGCCTGA
- a CDS encoding arginyltransferase, with the protein MTDQTPENTQLFLTAAMPCPYLPGRQERKLFTHLTGRRAASLHHLLSDNGFRRSQNLIYRPACDGCSACQSVRIVAQEFSPSARYRRVLKANADIAVEVCQPRATAEQFALFKRYLDARHAGGGMTQMSFVDYEYMVEDTPVQTVVVEYRMTSHPQRPLVAVALTDVMPDGLSMVYSFYDPLLDKRGLGNLLILDHIEQVKLAALTYVYLGYWVKDSPKMAYKGQFRPLEVQRGPLGWRRLE; encoded by the coding sequence ATGACCGATCAGACGCCCGAGAACACCCAGCTCTTCCTCACGGCGGCGATGCCATGTCCGTATCTGCCGGGTCGTCAGGAGCGTAAGCTCTTTACCCACCTGACCGGTCGCCGGGCGGCGTCGCTCCACCATCTGCTGAGCGACAATGGCTTTCGCCGCAGCCAGAACCTGATCTACCGGCCGGCCTGCGACGGCTGCTCCGCCTGCCAATCGGTCCGCATCGTGGCCCAGGAATTCTCGCCCTCGGCCCGTTATCGCCGTGTCCTCAAGGCCAACGCCGATATCGCCGTGGAAGTATGCCAGCCGCGCGCCACCGCCGAGCAGTTTGCACTGTTCAAGCGCTATCTCGATGCCCGCCACGCCGGCGGCGGCATGACCCAGATGAGCTTCGTCGACTACGAGTACATGGTCGAGGATACTCCGGTGCAGACCGTGGTGGTCGAGTATCGGATGACCTCGCACCCGCAGCGCCCGCTTGTCGCCGTCGCGCTGACCGACGTGATGCCCGACGGCCTGTCGATGGTCTACAGCTTCTATGATCCGCTGCTCGACAAGCGCGGGCTCGGCAACCTGCTGATCCTCGATCATATCGAGCAGGTGAAGCTGGCGGCGCTCACCTATGTCTACCTCGGCTATTGGGTGAAGGATTCGCCCAAGATGGCCTACAAGGGCCAGTTCCGGCCGCTCGAAGTGCAACGCGGCCCGTTGGGCTGGCGTCGGCTTGAGTAA
- the parC gene encoding DNA topoisomerase IV subunit A — protein sequence MSDDPDTVPPDGESKRIVDLRQALEERYLSYALSTITQRALPDARDGLKPVHRRILHAMRLLRLDPGGAYKKSAKVVGDVIGSFHPHGDQSIYDAMVRLAQDFAMRYPLVDGQGNFGNIDGDGAAAYRYTEARMTEVASRLLEGIGENAVDFKPTYDGATEEPSVLPANFPNLLANGSTGIAVGMATSIPPHNVDEICDAALHLINNGRDATTTADVMHYIPGPDFPTGGILVESQASILNSYETGRGSFRLRARWQREDKGRGVYQIVVTEIPYGVQKSKLVEKIAELLLNKKLPLLKDIRDESADDVRLVIEPRAGTVDPAILMEQLFKLSDLEQRISLNMNVLDRGVVPRVMSLKEAIVAWLEHRKDVLVRRTNNRLAEIARRLEVLDGYIVAYLNLDEVIRIIREEDDAKASLMATFNLTDVQAEAILNMRLRSLRKLEEIELRTEHKTLSEEQAHLNALIASERRQWGEIAKQIAELKKAYPKFEKDGVTPHPLWGRKTDFAQAMEIDHEEVATQMIEREPITVILSEKGWIRSMRGHTTEIDEKGFKTGDRLKLFIHAQTTDKLLLLSTGGKVFTLAGDRLPGGRSQGEPVRLMVDIEEGQDLVDLFVYRPGRKRVIASRKGDGFVVAEDELIANTRKGKQVLNVSGTEEARVIAPVEGDMLAVIGENRKMVVFPLEELPEMSRGKGVRLQKYKDGGLSDLKTFASDAGLTWTDSSGRTYTKAMAELTEWLGERASAGRQPPTGFPRNNRFVG from the coding sequence ATGAGCGACGATCCCGATACCGTTCCGCCCGATGGCGAGAGCAAGCGGATCGTAGACCTCCGCCAGGCGCTCGAAGAGCGCTATCTCTCCTACGCCCTCTCCACCATCACGCAACGCGCCCTGCCCGATGCACGTGACGGCCTGAAGCCGGTGCATCGCCGGATTCTCCACGCCATGCGGCTGCTGCGGCTCGATCCGGGTGGCGCCTACAAGAAATCGGCCAAGGTGGTCGGCGACGTGATCGGTAGCTTCCACCCGCACGGCGACCAGTCGATCTACGACGCGATGGTCCGCCTGGCGCAGGATTTTGCCATGCGCTATCCGCTGGTCGACGGCCAGGGGAATTTCGGCAATATCGACGGCGACGGGGCAGCGGCCTACCGCTACACCGAAGCCCGCATGACCGAGGTGGCCTCGCGGCTGCTCGAAGGCATCGGCGAGAACGCGGTCGACTTCAAGCCGACCTATGATGGCGCCACCGAGGAACCCTCGGTGCTGCCGGCAAACTTCCCCAACCTTCTGGCCAACGGCTCGACCGGCATCGCCGTCGGCATGGCCACATCGATCCCGCCGCACAACGTGGACGAGATCTGCGACGCGGCGCTGCACCTGATCAATAACGGGCGCGACGCCACCACCACCGCCGATGTGATGCACTATATCCCCGGGCCGGATTTTCCGACCGGCGGCATCCTGGTGGAAAGCCAGGCTTCGATCCTCAATTCGTACGAGACTGGCCGCGGCTCGTTCCGGCTGCGGGCCCGCTGGCAACGGGAAGACAAGGGCCGCGGCGTCTACCAGATCGTCGTCACCGAAATTCCCTATGGGGTGCAGAAGTCCAAGCTGGTCGAAAAGATCGCCGAGCTGCTGCTCAACAAGAAGTTGCCGCTGCTCAAGGATATCCGCGACGAGAGCGCCGACGACGTCCGGCTGGTGATCGAGCCGCGCGCCGGCACGGTCGACCCGGCGATCCTGATGGAGCAACTGTTCAAGCTCAGCGACCTCGAGCAGCGCATCTCGCTCAACATGAACGTGCTCGACCGCGGCGTGGTGCCGCGGGTGATGAGCCTCAAGGAAGCGATCGTCGCCTGGCTCGAGCACCGCAAGGACGTGCTGGTGCGCCGCACCAACAACCGGCTGGCCGAGATCGCCCGCCGGCTCGAGGTGCTCGACGGCTACATCGTCGCCTATCTCAACCTCGACGAGGTGATCCGCATCATCCGCGAGGAGGACGACGCCAAGGCTTCGCTGATGGCGACCTTCAACCTGACGGACGTGCAGGCGGAAGCGATCCTCAACATGCGGCTGCGCTCGCTGCGCAAGCTCGAAGAGATCGAGCTCAGGACCGAGCACAAGACCCTGAGCGAGGAGCAGGCCCATCTCAACGCCCTCATCGCGTCGGAGCGGCGGCAGTGGGGCGAGATCGCCAAACAGATCGCCGAACTGAAGAAGGCCTATCCGAAGTTCGAGAAGGACGGTGTCACCCCGCATCCGCTATGGGGCCGCAAGACCGACTTTGCCCAGGCGATGGAGATCGACCACGAGGAAGTGGCGACGCAGATGATCGAGCGCGAGCCGATCACCGTCATCCTCTCCGAGAAGGGCTGGATTCGCTCGATGCGCGGGCACACCACGGAAATCGATGAGAAGGGCTTCAAGACCGGCGACCGGTTGAAGCTGTTCATCCACGCCCAGACCACCGACAAGCTGCTGCTGCTGTCGACAGGGGGCAAGGTGTTCACCCTGGCCGGCGATCGCCTGCCCGGCGGCCGCAGCCAGGGCGAGCCGGTACGGCTGATGGTCGATATCGAGGAGGGCCAGGACCTGGTCGACCTGTTCGTCTACCGGCCCGGACGCAAGCGGGTCATTGCCTCGCGCAAGGGCGATGGCTTCGTCGTCGCCGAGGACGAACTGATCGCCAATACCCGCAAGGGCAAGCAGGTGCTGAACGTCTCTGGCACCGAGGAGGCGCGGGTGATCGCCCCGGTCGAGGGCGACATGCTCGCGGTGATCGGCGAGAACCGCAAGATGGTGGTGTTCCCGCTCGAAGAGCTTCCCGAAATGAGCCGGGGCAAAGGCGTGCGGCTGCAGAAATACAAGGACGGCGGGCTGAGCGACCTCAAGACTTTCGCCTCCGATGCGGGGCTCACCTGGACCGATTCTTCTGGCCGAACCTATACCAAGGCAATGGCCGAGCTGACCGAGTGGCTCGGCGAACGGGCCTCGGCCGGTCGGCAGCCCCCGACCGGGTTCCCGCGCAACAACCGGTTCGTCGGCTAG
- a CDS encoding SixA phosphatase family protein, with protein MLRLILVRHAKSAWDDPGLADFDRPLAPRGIAAARWIGETLGAQGWLADRIVCSTARRTRETLELAMARLPADSPPADLVWSDAVYDRRDHDYLGLLAERGGDARVLMLVGHNSATQRTALSLSGSGEPIGGFPTGGIAVIDCDIPGWMNLVPRCGRLVHFVRPPKG; from the coding sequence ATGCTCCGCCTCATCCTCGTTCGTCATGCCAAATCCGCCTGGGATGACCCTGGGCTCGCCGATTTCGATCGCCCCCTGGCGCCGCGGGGTATCGCGGCCGCACGATGGATCGGCGAAACCCTTGGCGCGCAGGGCTGGCTGGCCGATCGCATCGTCTGTTCCACCGCCCGCCGCACGCGCGAAACGCTGGAGTTGGCGATGGCGCGCCTGCCTGCCGACAGTCCGCCGGCCGACCTGGTCTGGAGCGATGCGGTGTATGACCGCCGCGACCACGACTATCTTGGCTTGCTCGCCGAGCGGGGCGGGGACGCCAGGGTGCTGATGCTGGTGGGGCACAATAGCGCGACCCAGCGGACGGCGCTGAGCTTGAGCGGCAGCGGCGAGCCGATTGGAGGTTTTCCAACCGGAGGCATCGCCGTCATCGACTGCGACATCCCCGGCTGGATGAACCTCGTGCCGCGCTGCGGGCGGCTGGTGCACTTCGTCAGACCGCCCAAGGGCTAG
- a CDS encoding BA14K family protein, with product MKKLASAIVAAGLTGIMMIPAPASAASVNVSIGAQQRYVSERCMEHPNWRGCGDWRRNHSHWTHNDYRNWYRWNQPNLGSVAAGIFGFAVGAAIVGSMNRNSDSYDRYDGHVAACEARYRSYNAETDMFLGYDGRYHRCNL from the coding sequence ATGAAAAAGCTCGCTTCCGCCATCGTCGCCGCAGGTCTCACCGGCATCATGATGATCCCAGCCCCCGCCAGCGCCGCCTCGGTCAATGTCAGCATCGGCGCCCAGCAGCGCTACGTCTCCGAGCGCTGCATGGAGCATCCGAACTGGCGCGGCTGTGGCGACTGGCGCCGCAACCATAGCCACTGGACGCACAACGACTATCGCAACTGGTACCGGTGGAACCAGCCGAACCTGGGCAGCGTCGCCGCGGGGATTTTCGGCTTTGCCGTGGGTGCGGCCATCGTCGGCAGCATGAACCGCAACAGCGATTCCTATGACCGTTACGACGGTCACGTCGCCGCCTGCGAGGCGCGGTATCGCTCGTACAACGCCGAAACCGACATGTTCCTCGGCTATGACGGCCGCTACCACCGCTGCAATCTCTGA